In Pseudomonas hamedanensis, a single window of DNA contains:
- a CDS encoding ATP-binding protein codes for MIRLFRALLMLLFGIGYLPLCAAQDPGFTEQEQEWIASHPVINVAVGADWRPLEYVENGVYKGLSAEYLKAISRVSGLQFRWVPGASWSEAREALNKGQVELLPAVSEAFSTPALRDKIAYSQPYFAGSTLIVTRANSPTVYDPRQLSGKKVAIKGGGGYERSLREQYPGIQLLTVVTPSEALDLVATGEAEAAIDVDTALLPIMQRRYLGALHIAGTIVDMPAVVSMGVSRDQPLLLSIINKSIGSLTALETDQMIERWVVPTDYGLPSWPIVLHYYRWQALAATCLFALFAVLVYRALKARRRAERSERDKAMFLAVMSHEIRTPMSAILSSIELLERAKLAPEEARLAKVAASGANGLLELLDDVLDFSKMEANKVTLDCKASDIAALAREAVSIAEIRAQEKGLPLMLKLRLEEGVWPVIDAQRVRQVLNNLISNAVKFTAAGRVEVSLDLSMAQEDSALGVLSIKVEDSGIGIAKRAQSRLFRAFAQADQSTTRQFGGTGLGLRICKDLVELMQGDIQLHSQPGKGTVVEVQIPVALSRQAESAAPLVSLDDSARQATAEQYPEDCQPASLTVLVVEDHPQNRFVIERQLHALGYAAVLVETGQAALDSIAETAFDIVLLDCNLPDIDGYTVASRIRQSELGSERHVPIIAISAMVGPEHLDASLSAGIDGVLSKPLRLNELRSTIEMWCDTGQSLTPSVMDEPATATSLHEEFLLTSEADLAKLRQAVSAADWRQVARTAHRIVGAALSLGRPDIAGFARAIEQEASAPGLSALSVGAVQRLESALRNSHGPEQADHRS; via the coding sequence TTGATTCGGTTGTTCAGAGCGCTGCTGATGCTGCTGTTCGGCATCGGTTACCTACCGTTGTGCGCCGCGCAAGACCCAGGGTTCACCGAGCAGGAGCAGGAGTGGATAGCTTCGCATCCGGTGATCAACGTTGCGGTCGGTGCCGATTGGCGTCCCTTGGAATACGTCGAAAACGGCGTCTACAAAGGGCTGAGCGCCGAATACCTGAAGGCTATTTCGCGGGTCTCGGGCCTGCAGTTCCGCTGGGTGCCCGGCGCCAGTTGGAGCGAGGCCCGGGAGGCTTTGAATAAAGGCCAGGTCGAGCTGCTGCCAGCAGTTTCCGAGGCGTTTTCCACGCCGGCACTGCGCGACAAAATAGCTTACAGCCAACCCTATTTTGCCGGTTCGACGCTTATCGTGACCCGGGCGAATTCCCCCACGGTGTACGACCCACGGCAGTTATCCGGAAAAAAAGTGGCGATCAAGGGCGGTGGCGGATACGAGCGCAGCCTTCGCGAGCAGTACCCCGGCATCCAACTGCTGACTGTCGTCACACCTTCCGAGGCCCTTGATCTGGTGGCGACCGGCGAGGCGGAGGCGGCAATCGATGTCGATACCGCATTGCTGCCAATCATGCAGCGCCGTTATCTCGGCGCGCTGCACATCGCCGGGACGATCGTCGACATGCCGGCCGTGGTCAGCATGGGCGTCTCCAGAGACCAGCCGTTGCTGCTCTCCATCATCAACAAATCGATCGGTTCCCTGACCGCGCTGGAAACCGACCAGATGATCGAGCGCTGGGTGGTGCCCACCGATTATGGTCTGCCGTCCTGGCCGATCGTGCTGCATTACTACCGCTGGCAGGCACTGGCGGCGACGTGTTTGTTCGCACTGTTTGCGGTGCTGGTCTATCGGGCGCTCAAGGCGCGTCGGCGAGCGGAGCGCAGTGAGCGTGACAAAGCCATGTTCCTCGCGGTGATGAGCCACGAAATCCGCACGCCCATGAGCGCCATCCTGTCCTCCATCGAATTGCTCGAACGCGCGAAGCTCGCGCCCGAAGAAGCGCGACTGGCAAAAGTGGCGGCATCCGGGGCCAATGGCTTGCTCGAACTGCTCGATGATGTCCTCGATTTTTCCAAGATGGAGGCCAACAAGGTCACGCTCGATTGCAAGGCCAGCGACATTGCCGCACTGGCGCGGGAGGCCGTCAGCATTGCCGAAATCCGCGCCCAGGAAAAAGGCCTGCCGTTGATGCTCAAGCTGCGATTGGAGGAGGGCGTCTGGCCGGTCATCGATGCCCAGCGCGTGCGCCAGGTGCTGAACAACCTGATCTCCAACGCCGTCAAGTTCACTGCGGCGGGGCGGGTCGAGGTGAGCCTCGACCTGTCGATGGCTCAGGAGGATTCGGCGCTGGGCGTGTTGTCGATCAAGGTTGAGGACAGCGGCATCGGCATTGCCAAGCGTGCGCAGAGTCGTCTGTTTCGAGCGTTTGCCCAGGCCGATCAATCGACCACACGCCAGTTCGGCGGGACGGGGCTGGGGCTGAGAATCTGCAAGGACCTGGTGGAGCTGATGCAAGGCGATATTCAACTGCACAGCCAGCCGGGAAAGGGCACCGTGGTCGAGGTGCAAATCCCGGTAGCACTCAGTCGTCAGGCCGAGAGTGCCGCGCCGTTGGTAAGCCTCGATGACAGCGCTCGGCAAGCGACTGCCGAGCAGTATCCCGAGGATTGCCAGCCCGCATCCTTGACGGTGCTGGTGGTGGAAGACCATCCCCAGAACCGCTTCGTCATCGAGCGCCAGTTGCACGCCTTGGGCTATGCGGCGGTGCTGGTGGAAACCGGGCAAGCGGCGCTCGACAGTATCGCTGAAACGGCATTCGATATCGTCTTGCTCGACTGCAATCTGCCAGACATCGACGGCTATACCGTGGCGTCGAGGATTCGCCAAAGTGAACTCGGCAGCGAGCGGCATGTGCCGATCATTGCCATCTCGGCCATGGTCGGGCCGGAACATCTGGACGCCAGCCTGTCGGCGGGTATCGATGGGGTTCTATCCAAGCCCCTGCGCCTCAACGAACTGCGGTCGACCATCGAAATGTGGTGCGACACCGGGCAATCCCTGACCCCCTCTGTCATGGACGAACCCGCCACCGCGACCAGCCTCCACGAAGAATTTTTGCTGACCAGCGAAGCCGACCTGGCGAAGTTGCGGCAAGCCGTCAGTGCAGCGGATTGGCGTCAGGTTGCACGCACAGCGCACCGTATCGTCGGTGCCGCGCTGAGCCTTGGCAGGCCGGACATTGCCGGCTTCGCCAGAGCCATCGAGCAGGAAGCGTCCGCGCCCGGACTGTCGGCGCTCTCGGTTGGCGCGGTCCAGCGCCTGGAAAGTGCTCTGCGCAACAGCCACGGTCCGGAGCAGGCCGACCACCGCAGTTGA
- a CDS encoding response regulator transcription factor, with protein sequence MFVLRRGLGKLLCQLIFRWPAAPRQHESFTLPIPGEAKMKWSNLSPLRVAILDDHPLVRRGFGSRIESERDLKLVAMYAGSRELLAGLRNEAVDVLVLDYSLQQDELDGLNLIRLLRVRHPEVRILVSSSAESLATISLALRAGASGFVGKSQEVDDLLGAIRTVAYERVYLAQEVALELGHVPSRQGEDEVGKSIRVDSDSALVSHPLLSPKEQEVLRCCLDGMSVSQIAHKFTRSRKTISGQKQSAFRKLGVSCDSELHKIHGELSLA encoded by the coding sequence TTGTTTGTATTGCGCCGAGGCCTTGGGAAGCTGCTTTGTCAGTTGATTTTCCGATGGCCCGCCGCGCCGCGACAGCATGAATCTTTTACTTTGCCGATTCCGGGAGAAGCGAAAATGAAATGGTCGAATCTTTCACCTCTGCGCGTGGCCATCCTGGACGATCACCCGTTGGTTCGCCGGGGCTTCGGCTCGCGGATTGAATCGGAACGCGATCTCAAGCTGGTTGCCATGTATGCAGGCAGTCGTGAGCTGTTGGCCGGCTTGCGCAATGAAGCGGTGGATGTGCTGGTCCTCGACTATTCTCTGCAGCAGGACGAATTGGACGGTTTGAACCTGATTCGTTTGCTGCGCGTGCGCCATCCCGAGGTCCGGATCCTGGTGTCTTCTTCGGCTGAAAGTCTGGCGACCATTTCGTTGGCCCTGCGTGCCGGAGCCAGCGGTTTTGTCGGCAAGTCGCAAGAGGTCGACGATCTGCTCGGAGCGATCCGGACGGTGGCGTACGAGCGTGTCTATCTGGCACAGGAAGTGGCATTGGAGCTGGGGCATGTGCCGTCCCGGCAAGGGGAAGATGAAGTCGGCAAGTCGATTCGCGTCGACTCCGATTCTGCCCTTGTCAGCCATCCGTTGCTTTCCCCCAAGGAACAGGAGGTCCTGCGATGCTGCCTGGATGGTATGTCGGTGTCGCAGATTGCGCACAAGTTCACCCGCAGTCGCAAGACCATCAGCGGGCAAAAGCAATCTGCCTTTCGCAAACTCGGGGTGAGTTGCGATTCCGAGCTGCACAAGATTCACGGCGAGCTGAGCCTGGCTTGA
- a CDS encoding response regulator transcription factor produces the protein MLNTIRVGVLDEQEVVRYGLCNHLASQSGMIVVGSYRSAGHALQAADQGELDLLLMDHRLNHSDSIGLIKTLNKDYPALKVLVLMAQPNTAVASLLLTAGGHGVVSKTQPLGVYVEAVRAVAAGESYCCTGSMADASQCQSVSGAGAQADHPGTQLLGHPMLSLREREVLRLCISGMTVTQIAIMFERSVKTVSAQKLTAYRKLGLKNDMELFKRLSRRGT, from the coding sequence GTGTTGAACACTATCAGGGTTGGGGTGCTCGATGAGCAGGAAGTCGTGCGTTACGGCCTGTGCAACCACCTCGCCAGTCAATCGGGCATGATCGTGGTGGGTTCGTATCGCAGCGCCGGGCATGCCTTGCAGGCTGCCGATCAAGGCGAGCTGGACCTGTTATTGATGGACCACAGGCTGAATCACAGCGACAGCATCGGGCTCATCAAGACGCTGAACAAAGACTATCCGGCCTTGAAAGTCCTCGTCCTGATGGCACAGCCCAACACCGCCGTGGCGAGCCTTCTGTTAACGGCCGGCGGACATGGCGTGGTCAGCAAGACCCAGCCCCTGGGTGTTTATGTCGAAGCGGTCCGCGCGGTAGCGGCCGGTGAGTCGTATTGCTGCACCGGCTCCATGGCCGACGCTAGCCAGTGTCAGTCGGTTTCCGGCGCAGGCGCGCAGGCCGATCATCCTGGCACGCAGCTACTCGGTCATCCGATGCTATCGCTGCGCGAGCGAGAAGTGCTGCGGTTGTGCATCAGCGGAATGACCGTGACCCAGATTGCAATCATGTTCGAGCGCAGCGTCAAAACCGTGAGTGCGCAGAAGCTGACGGCCTACCGCAAACTTGGATTGAAAAACGACATGGAGCTGTTCAAAAGGCTCTCGCGACGCGGGACCTGA
- a CDS encoding LysR family transcriptional regulator, producing MNQMFAMRVFRCIVEAQGFSAAAERLDTTHSSVSRHLQHLESTLGVRLINRNTRRMSLSAAGERYYAACVDILDRVDAAAQAVTLEQERPSGLLRISAPLVVGTLELAQWLPAFQQRYPDIQVDLSCSDPFVDLVADGFDVAIRICGPLADSSLVARLLTVSPMVLVASSAYVFRHGLPRSVAELSEHRLLTFAGTAQWSLINDRDEPISVTPESSFHTDTIAALHACALAGGGIAAFTLATVQDDLHAGRLVRILPDYTLGVRHYYALYPHARHLPAKVRAFVDFMAEYYRLKAQG from the coding sequence ATGAATCAGATGTTCGCCATGCGTGTATTTCGTTGCATTGTCGAGGCCCAGGGTTTTTCGGCCGCTGCCGAGCGGCTGGACACGACTCATTCCTCGGTGTCGCGACACTTGCAGCATCTGGAGTCCACGCTCGGCGTGCGTCTGATCAACCGCAATACCCGGCGCATGAGCCTCAGCGCCGCCGGCGAGCGTTATTACGCAGCGTGCGTGGACATTCTGGATCGCGTCGATGCGGCGGCGCAGGCCGTCACTCTGGAGCAGGAACGACCTTCCGGCTTATTGCGCATCAGTGCTCCTCTGGTGGTCGGTACGCTGGAGCTGGCGCAGTGGTTGCCTGCGTTCCAGCAGCGTTACCCGGATATCCAAGTCGACCTGTCCTGCTCGGACCCTTTCGTCGATCTGGTGGCCGATGGCTTCGATGTCGCCATTCGCATTTGTGGCCCGTTAGCCGACAGCAGTCTGGTCGCGCGGTTGCTCACGGTTTCGCCCATGGTTCTGGTCGCGTCGTCGGCCTATGTATTCAGGCACGGCTTGCCGCGTAGCGTCGCCGAACTCAGCGAGCATCGGCTGCTGACATTTGCCGGGACGGCGCAATGGTCACTGATCAATGACCGGGATGAGCCGATATCCGTCACGCCCGAGAGCAGCTTTCACACCGACACCATTGCCGCGCTGCATGCTTGCGCGCTGGCGGGCGGCGGCATCGCGGCTTTTACGTTAGCCACAGTGCAGGACGATCTGCACGCTGGGAGGCTGGTGCGGATTCTTCCGGACTACACCCTCGGCGTGCGCCATTACTACGCGTTGTATCCCCATGCCCGACATTTGCCCGCCAAAGTCAGGGCGTTTGTCGATTTCATGGCCGAGTATTACCGGCTCAAGGCGCAAGGTTAA
- a CDS encoding cysteine hydrolase family protein, with protein MPRLTRRFLAACAFSGIVASAGALAEGHPTIRAMSGAKPVSELPAGKSALLVIDFQNEYFTGRMPIPDGAEALAKTRELIKFADSHKMPVYHVQHVAPAGSAVFAIDGESVKFHPDMLPRAKDSVVQKTSVSVFASTDLDQRLKSAGIKTLIISGLMTHACVAGAARDAAPLGYNVIVASDASATRDITRVNGDKIDKDALHKAALAEVEDTFGDVLTTAQIVKLPVR; from the coding sequence ATGCCACGTTTGACTCGTCGTTTTCTTGCTGCCTGTGCATTTTCTGGCATAGTTGCCAGCGCGGGTGCCTTGGCCGAAGGCCATCCGACCATTCGCGCCATGTCCGGCGCCAAACCGGTCAGCGAGTTGCCTGCCGGCAAATCCGCACTGCTGGTGATCGACTTCCAGAACGAATATTTCACGGGGCGCATGCCGATTCCCGACGGCGCCGAGGCGTTGGCCAAGACGCGTGAGCTGATCAAGTTCGCCGACAGCCACAAGATGCCGGTCTATCACGTCCAGCACGTTGCACCGGCAGGTTCCGCGGTGTTTGCCATTGATGGAGAAAGCGTGAAGTTCCACCCGGACATGCTGCCGCGGGCCAAGGATTCGGTTGTGCAGAAAACCAGCGTCAGCGTGTTCGCCAGTACCGACCTGGATCAGCGCCTGAAGAGTGCAGGCATCAAGACCCTGATCATTTCCGGTCTGATGACCCACGCTTGTGTTGCCGGCGCCGCCCGTGACGCTGCGCCCCTTGGCTACAACGTCATCGTCGCCTCCGATGCGTCGGCCACTCGCGACATTACCCGGGTCAACGGTGACAAGATCGACAAAGATGCATTGCACAAGGCCGCATTGGCCGAAGTCGAGGACACCTTCGGCGATGTGCTGACCACGGCCCAGATCGTTAAATTACCGGTGCGCTAA
- a CDS encoding GAF domain-containing protein: MPLSDTIHRALLSAEERSSIAEIEATTNILQLVTRMTGTRFAAIAKFTETEWIVCSAYDPIELGIHTGDTLELETTLCSEFRRDPQVLFVPKISKDGRFATRPVVKQYMIESYAGAPIFLPDGQLWGALCALDSRAVIFDDPDLADTLGLFARLIGCIFYSNLTEAGSGYGKTGSGVTD, from the coding sequence ATGCCTCTTAGTGACACCATTCACAGAGCGTTGCTAAGCGCGGAAGAGCGTTCCTCTATCGCCGAAATTGAGGCAACTACCAACATTTTGCAGCTCGTCACACGCATGACAGGAACGCGCTTCGCGGCGATCGCAAAATTCACGGAAACGGAATGGATAGTCTGCTCCGCGTACGACCCAATCGAGTTGGGCATCCACACCGGCGATACGCTGGAACTGGAGACCACGCTCTGCAGTGAATTCCGAAGAGATCCCCAGGTGCTTTTCGTCCCGAAAATAAGTAAAGACGGCAGGTTCGCCACACGCCCGGTCGTGAAGCAATACATGATTGAAAGCTACGCCGGTGCACCTATTTTCCTGCCCGACGGACAACTCTGGGGTGCGCTGTGTGCTTTGGATTCCAGGGCGGTGATATTCGACGACCCGGATCTGGCCGACACTTTAGGCCTGTTCGCGAGACTTATCGGGTGCATCTTTTACTCGAATTTGACAGAGGCCGGGAGCGGTTACGGCAAGACGGGATCGGGTGTTACGGACTAG